Part of the bacterium genome, CGCGCCGGTCGCCGACGACGAACGGCGCGCGGCGCGGCGCTGGCTCGGCTTCGAGGGGCCGTACGTGCTGCACCTCGGCGCGGTGCACGCCCGGCGAAACGTGGACGCGCTGCTGCGCGCCTTCGCGCTCCTCGCGGCGCGCCGCCCGGAGCTGCGGCTCGTCGTCGCCGGCCCGACGATCGCGCCCGCTCCCGACCTTCCCGCGCTGTCCCGCGAGCTGGTACTCGGCGCGCGCTACGTGCGGCGCGAATGGGCGCCCGAGGGGGCGCTGCGCGGCCTGCTCGCCGAGTGCGCCGCGCTGGCCTACCTCTCCTCGTACGAAGGGTTCGGCCTGCCGGCGCTCGAGGCGCTGGCCTGCGGCGCGCCGGTCGTCGCGCTCCGCGCCGCGAGCCTCCCGGAAGTGCTGGGGGACGAGGCGGCGTGGGTGGAGACGCTCGAGCCGAACGCCGTTGCGACGACGCTGGAGGACGTCGTCCGCGGAAGGAGGCGGAGCCCGCCCGGCGTCGTGGGCGAGCGGAGTTTGCGGCGTTGCGCCGAAGCGACCTTCGCGGTGCTTCGCTCCTCCTACGGTTCCTGACGCGGCCAGCCGGCCGCGCCTGCCCGCCGCACCTCATCGGTCAACCGGCGGGCCGCCGCGCGTGTCTCGGCGAGCGCCCGCCGCAGGCGAATCGCCGCCGGCGCGCGCCGCAGCGCGGCGGCGAACCCGCGAAGGGACGGATCGCGGCGAATCGCCGCAGCTCCCCATCGCAGAGGAATCCACGCGAGGTGCGCGGCCCAGGCCGCCGTTC contains:
- a CDS encoding glycosyltransferase codes for the protein HDVSFAARPEWFSRRARLAFALAGPSARKARRILVPSRFSADETIRLFGVSAAKIEVTPLGLEPRWLAPVADDERRAARRWLGFEGPYVLHLGAVHARRNVDALLRAFALLAARRPELRLVVAGPTIAPAPDLPALSRELVLGARYVRREWAPEGALRGLLAECAALAYLSSYEGFGLPALEALACGAPVVALRAASLPEVLGDEAAWVETLEPNAVATTLEDVVRGRRRSPPGVVGERSLRRCAEATFAVLRSSYGS